The following is a genomic window from Brachionichthys hirsutus isolate HB-005 chromosome 15, CSIRO-AGI_Bhir_v1, whole genome shotgun sequence.
TGTGGGACTAATGTCCTTTCCTCTTTACCTTGATGGAAATGGCGTGTCATTACGGTCTGAATTGCAGATCAGGTCAGAGTCAGTGCATTTAATGGCGTTAGTTCTTGCATGAATTTATGACTCTTCAAACACTTCATCCGGTGCCTGCATATTCAGGATATACTATATAGGCACATCCATTTGTGAATTTTGGGTTGTATAAATAAAAGTGACAACTAAATGTACGATTCTACAAACACAGCAGTCAAGCTAACAACCTTCCCTGGGCACCTGCTGTTTGCAAGTAGATGTCAAAACGGACTGAATCGGGCCGACATGAGGATGTGAAAACAGTCAAATGTTTTCTCAATGAAATTTCCACTGGAGCAAAATTCtcagaaaaaggaaatattaGTGAAGTGTTCCAAATGCCAAGAACATGACAAGTGAATGATGAGGGAATCCCTACGTACGGTTGGACTTGAAGTGAAAACCCAGAAAGTGCAGAGCAACAACCGGGTTGATGTTATAAATAAACTGCACGGTTGTATAAAACAGGCTTTTAATGTTTGAAGCCAATGTGACTCGAAGTTGTCGTCTTTCTGGCAGGGTTTGTTTACAGGAACTGCACCGCTGGTGGCTGGTCAGAAATGTTCCCACCCTATGAGGAGGCCTGTGCTTTTAGTGATGACAGCGAGCCTGAGTCTGAGGTACGCCGACAATGTGCCAATCAGATAAGAATATTCACATTGTTCCTACTTCCCCTCtgcttttcctctttgctgcttGCTCTTCTGTTCAGACAATGCCATGAGCTTCACCACACCCAAgggatttaaaaacacatcactGCCGTCAATATGCAAAATTGTAGACGTGCATTTTTTTCCTTATTTACTTTCACTTTTAATCTCAATTTAATCAATATTGAAATTAAAGAGATGGAACAAAATAGCACCAAAACTGTTAAACTTCTAAGATAACACAACTGGAGcatgcacattttttttaaaaacaaaattggtGATCGGCGCGTCTCCCATTAGCATTGATCCATAATCCTCCTCCTTTAGAGGATGCTCACCCTGCTGGACTCAGTCAATTGAGTTTAGTTTCGGCCTTTTTGCGGGTTAGAACAGAACTGTGATGTAATTTCCCCTCTGAAACCGCTTGATGTCCTTTCAGTTGAGTATATGGTCGTCAGGCTCCATCACGCCTCAGATTATTTCTCACTGTTTTGCATGTACGGGACATTTATGGGTTTAatgttttctgctgctgtagcAGTGGCCGGCTAGAACCTGTTTCTATGGTGCAGCAGGCAGATTTGTGGATCTTATTTTCGAGTTGTTCCATGTGATCAACAAGTGCGTGGGAGAAAAGTCATTACACTGATGACTGTTGCACTGACCCACATCTAGTACGAACCAGATCAATTTTCCCTGCCATGCTTCCCTTTTCATAGAGGCCTGTTAGTTCTATGTGAGAGGGGTCATATGGGATTAGTTGAATGAAGGCATCGAGACTATTTATCAAAAGGTTTGATTTATGACTCAAGAATAATACTTAAAAAAATCACGCGAGTAGTCataagataaaataagataTTCCTTTATTACTCCCGCAAGAGGAAATTAGAGCAGTAGAGCAGGTAAAGTGTTtagacaaacacagaagagcCTGTACAGTTTATATATGTGACTATCACAGTGGAAGTAAGGGCATGCAATGTGAGTAATATGAATATAACatatattgtattgattattaagAGCAGTTTTTGTTGAAGAGATGTAGTCATGTGTACAAAGGATTGCCAAAGCATCCTAAGCATGTTAACACACAACCAATTTAAACTAAAGATTTCCTCAGGTTGGGTGAACAATTCATTTTTCAATCATTTGGATCTATTTTTCACATGGAATTCAACCCCAAATCATTAAAGACATGAACAATACTGGAAACATACACATCGTGtgttcattattttcatttaattactACGCTCATCTGCTACGAATCTTACACTGAGATCATGTGCTGTCTGTACACGTTAGTCCTTCCATCTGGTTCATGTACTAAATGTGAGCTGCCATGTGACTATAGCTGATGTAATTAGTGAggagtattttctttcttctctctctctctcttcagaaGCGCTACCTCGCCACATTCAGGCAGATCTACACTGTGGGCTATGCTACCTCACTCATCTCCCTCATTACAGCCATAGTGGTGTTTACAGCCTTCAGGTGAGACCAGCTCCTTTGTTGGTTGTATGAATGAGGCACTTCCTACTTGACCGCAAGTGTTTATTTGATAAAGCTAAATGTTTATAGATACCTACAAATAATGGCTCGTGGTATTTGCTGGattgaagaaaacaaaacacttaaTAAACAAACACTTCAGCTCTACAATGGTATTCTAAATAAGTACTTCTTTAGCTCTTACATCCTCAAAGGAGAACTCGATGAAGTTCTGTTAGGCACAACCAAGCTGAACAATCACAGACGGAAGTACATGCATCTTATTCTAACATAGAAATCAAATACGcaccttttcaaaataaaacatgtcaccTGTGTGAAAGTTACATCCATGGCTGTTTTGTGGAACAGAGGATTTACATAATTTATCATGAAATCAGCATCTGCTTTCTTGTTATTGCCtgacagtaacagtatacaagCTAAGGGAGTCCAAGAGTTGAACTAATTCAACAAGGAGGCATCTTCACGATGCACCCAGCAGCAGATGTTAGCATTGTAGTATAGCAGCCTAGCAGCAGTAGGACCCGGTTAATACAGGACCCATAGGGCTCGTCATGGATGTTCCAAATTCACAGTCTATGATTTaaaacttcaaaatgtgtttccgCCTCTTTCAGAAAATTCCGTTGCACCAGAAACTACATCCACGTCAACCTGTTCTCCTCCTTCGTCCTGCGAGCCAGTGCTGTTTTCATTAAAGACACCGTGCTGTTTGCCGATGAAACCTTGGACCACTGCTTCGTGTCCACGGTGAAGATTCTTCCTAATCCGTAGTGTTTCCTTCACGCAGCAGATTCCCGCATCTGCTGTGTGATTGATTTAACAAAGAAAAGAGGCAAGCAAAAGGAGAAAAGACAGGAAGACGTGACGAGCTGGTGAATGGTGCTTGGTCCTTGCTCAACGAAAGGCTGTCATTAGTTGACAACGGTGATGGATTATTTTAGCAACAACAcaagtcaaacacaaaaaaacataaaaatggtGAACTAAAATAATAACATAGAACATCCTTGCACTATAATTGCTTTTACTTATTTTACTTGCAGTGAATttaagttattatttttattttattgtttaggGAAGACCATCaatgcattgttgttgttgtggtaaaaaaatcatttttaatcttATACAACATAACTACTTCTAAATTTGAGTTTGCTTGAAACCATATCAACTTCTCTCTTTTGTCATTATTGCTTTTATGCTGCTACAATAAACCAAGGTCCAAACATGTaatttctgtctctgctgtcgTTGAGCGGAGAGTATCAGCAGCGATGCAGCCGACATTTGAAACATTTCAACCATTGCTAAGAGAGTAGGAGAAAGCTTTTCACCAATGCGtacttgttttgttgttgtataTTTATGGATTTTTGTGTGGGAGCTCCATTTCCCTCTGTATCTATGCATTCCCTGTCTCACGTTTGCTAGTCTTCATtgctttcattttgctttcccttttatttacatttgactGAAAATAACTTTCTCTCATTTCCTGTGAATAGAATTAGCAAAAATTAACATTATATGACCTGGGtaacactccccccccccccaccttatACAAAAGGCTTCCATATTGCACATACTAGGCCTATAATTCCATTTCAGGATGTAACGGTCAGAGTAACAGCATCATGACTGTAGCACTGCTGTGTCCTCTCCAGATTGCGTGCAAGTCAGCCGTGGCTTTCTTCCAGTTCAGCATCCTGGCCAATTACTTCTGGTTGCTGGTGGAGGGCATGTATCTGCAGACACTGCTGGCCCTGACTTTTGTCTCTCAGAGGAAATACTTTTGGTGGTACATCTTGATTGGCTGGGGTGAGTAGGCGTGACTGAAGAGGTCATGTAAGAATTGCACGTGGCTGAAAATCCAGTGATAGTCGGATATAGGGAGTCCtaatcccatccatccatccatccatccatggctACCCCATCATTCCAACACTGATAAttgattgtgtaatttattATCTTCTTTAGCATGCTGAATTTAAGAGATGTCAGCTCCTGTTGCCCAGTGGAGAGAGTTAGTGATTCAGTTTTTGTGGCGTTGAATTACAATACATTGAATGAAATAGTAATGGTTATTGATGTCATTAAAATTCAGGCTGGAAATCTATTCCCCAAAAAAGCAATTCAATCTAAAAGATCACAACATAACATTTAAGTTACACAATAGCAGCGTCGACGGCTTCTCTTGCTCCTTTTTCTCCAGCTCTccctttgttgtcatttttatcGTTTGCCTCTTGAGCTCTCTACTATCGTAAGAGCTTTCCCTCTGTGTTAAACTGTGTTGCTCAGATACTTATCATCTtcctacttaaaaaaaaaaaagaaatgctgtttaaatgtgtgatttGAGATTTTGACTGTAAAGTTAATGCATCTTTGTTCTTGCTTTGCAGGGCTGCCGTCAGCAGTTCTAATTCTTTGGGTGTCATGCAGACTCCTCTATGATAACAAAGGGTGTGAATCCACATAAGTGCAGTAGCCAAGAAGTTATTCTTTGACTTTAATGCCATATAATGGAAATTATGAAATATATCTGGCTTCAATTTCAGCTGCTGGGATGACACAGACGATGTTGGCATTTGGTGGATAATTAAAGGACCGATAACGGTGTCTCTACTGGTGAGTTCAAAGCAGTGAAACTTTATCACTAATGATGATTGTCTGTTGAAGGGGAATGCCGGTATTTTCAAAATAGCCCACAGTATATGTTCCCTTGTTCTGGTTTGAAAACAACAGCAACCTTTATATATGACTGAATAATTATTTGCTGATAATCATAAACATTTTGTGCACACATTATTATAAAGCATACATTATTTATGCCAGTTAAAATGAATGCAATGGTTTGAGTTGTTAAACAGAAGCAGAGCCACCAATATTTGCTAAGTAGGCGTACACATGCAAGGACACTGACTTCAGTGTTTGCATTGCACTCAAGCTTTTTAGCACAGAAATTGCAAACTGGCCAATACGTTAAATAAATATGCCTGGATGATTACTTGGCTTCTTTGCAATACAGATTGAGGCTAGAGTCTGCATCAGGCAAACATTCAGCATTCTCACCATGTATTGAGCTGGAGAGTAAGCCATACTTTTTATGCAGCCTGCATGCCACTCTAGAATGAATACTGTACTCTACAGCCTACACATGGACACGGTAGCATCTAAGATCAGCTGTCTAAGAGCGAGGAAAAGTGTACAACAGTGTTTCCAAATTTTAGACTTGCTATTATTATAGACCCATACACAATACATCTACATGCAGATAATGTTTTGTACCATGTTTATTGGGGTGAGTTTGGGGCTGTGGTTGGGCTCAGATCggtattttacatttaaatatattcttttattttcccTCATTGTGCGATCCTGTTCCACAATCAGGTCAACATAGTCATTTTCGTCAACGTGATCCGAATCCTGGTTCAAAAGCTCAAATCTTCAGCCATGACGGGAAACAATGACACTGGTCATTTCATGTAAGACAACTTTTCCCTTTTATTATTCTCTCTCTTACTTTAACAGAATTGGAGCACGGCTTGAAAGCTGAGTTCCGTCACAGATTCATGCATCCAGGAAACGTTCTGAATGGTTACACAGCAGCAAGTATGTTATATCAGCAGTCTGGAGTTAAACACAATTAAGGGGAGAACATGTTTCAGTTGATGAAGACCTTTTTGCCCTAATAGTGCTGGCGTATATCAGCAGCACAGCGATTAGTGAC
Proteins encoded in this region:
- the ghrhra gene encoding growth hormone releasing hormone receptor a, with product METTDKTMSFDVLPGQNKFLLLIFYLFYLCHRPIAEAMHPDCAIIAEHLRAREICSQTRRREAQNQTDSSGCETEWDDIGCWLRAEVGQVVNVSCSEIFQHFSRNKGFVYRNCTAGGWSEMFPPYEEACAFSDDSEPESEKRYLATFRQIYTVGYATSLISLITAIVVFTAFRKFRCTRNYIHVNLFSSFVLRASAVFIKDTVLFADETLDHCFVSTIACKSAVAFFQFSILANYFWLLVEGMYLQTLLALTFVSQRKYFWWYILIGWGLPSAVLILWVSCRLLYDNKGCWDDTDDVGIWWIIKGPITVSLLVNIVIFVNVIRILVQKLKSSAMTGNNDTGHFMRLAKSTLFLIPLFGMHYTVFAFLPESTGVAARLYIELGLGSFQGFVVALLYCFMNAEVQTELRRCLRKCHNHNHNHLTPAKRSITQITIRAHGGLRRATSSGNISSV